The Deltaproteobacteria bacterium HGW-Deltaproteobacteria-6 genome has a segment encoding these proteins:
- a CDS encoding threonine ammonia-lyase, which translates to MARSITYKYLNRTNLICYSELSRLIGCEAFVKHENHNPTGSFKIRGAINFFHHMSKEELETGILVATRGNHGLAMAWAGQWFHVPCTVVVPENNNPEINRIIESYGAEVIVHGEDFYDAQSYCEELVDSAGYYYVRQGNEPEILNGLATMGLEILEDLPEVDTIICPIGGGAGCASLLKTARAIKPGIEIIGVEPANVPSFYNSWKKGEIVTLDDARTVADGLAARSVFHLPYVILKDTINDVVLLTEDEILEGIRMALATTHNLAEAAGAVSLMAAYKIKDRLAGRKVVMIMSGGNLKMDNLKTAIGC; encoded by the coding sequence ATGGCGAGATCAATTACCTACAAGTACCTGAACAGGACAAACCTGATCTGCTATTCTGAACTTTCCAGACTCATCGGCTGCGAAGCCTTCGTCAAGCATGAAAACCACAACCCGACCGGATCATTCAAAATTCGCGGAGCGATTAACTTCTTTCATCACATGTCCAAGGAAGAACTGGAGACGGGGATTCTTGTGGCGACCAGAGGCAACCACGGTCTGGCAATGGCCTGGGCGGGACAATGGTTCCACGTGCCCTGTACGGTTGTCGTACCGGAAAACAACAATCCGGAAATCAACAGAATCATCGAAAGCTACGGCGCGGAAGTCATTGTCCACGGAGAGGATTTCTACGATGCCCAGTCCTACTGCGAAGAGCTGGTGGACAGCGCGGGTTATTACTATGTAAGGCAGGGCAACGAACCGGAAATATTAAACGGCCTGGCCACCATGGGGCTGGAGATTCTGGAGGACCTGCCCGAGGTCGATACCATTATTTGTCCCATCGGCGGCGGCGCCGGTTGCGCATCCCTTCTGAAAACAGCCCGCGCCATCAAACCCGGAATCGAGATCATCGGCGTTGAGCCCGCAAACGTGCCGTCTTTCTATAATTCCTGGAAAAAGGGAGAAATCGTGACGCTTGATGACGCCCGTACGGTTGCCGACGGCCTGGCCGCAAGAAGCGTCTTCCACCTGCCTTATGTCATTCTCAAAGACACCATCAACGATGTTGTACTCCTGACGGAAGACGAAATACTGGAAGGCATCAGAATGGCGCTGGCCACCACCCATAATCTGGCCGAGGCCGCAGGAGCCGTTTCCCTGATGGCCGCTTATAAAATAAAAGACAGGCTTGCGGGCAGGAAAGTGGTGATGATTATGTCCGGCGGCAACCTGAAAATGGACAATCTGAAAACGGCCATCGGGTGTTGA
- a CDS encoding glutamine--tRNA ligase (catalyzes a two-step reaction, first charging a glutamine molecule by linking its carboxyl group to the alpha-phosphate of ATP, followed by transfer of the aminoacyl-adenylate to its tRNA) gives MSQPTPPAPNDFIREIIDDGLRANKHEGRVATRFPPEPNGYIHIGHAKSVCLNFGIARQYRGTCNLRLDDTDPLGESMEYVESIIRDVRWLGFDWEDRLFYASDYFEKLYQFAVELIKTGNAYVCSLNAEEVRENRGTFTEPGKESPYRNRSVAENLDLFSRMRAGEFADGAHTLRAKIDMASPNIVMRDPVLYRVKREPHYRTGDRWVIYPMYDFAHCLSDAMEGITHSICTLEFENNRPLYDWIVERLITGHRPRQIEFARLNLSYTVLSKRRLIELVKKNYVQGWDDPRMPTVTGMRRRGYTPEAIRNFCAQIGVAKNDNLIDVSLLEYCVREDLNEKAPRAMCVLRPLKVVIDNYPEDQVEQFECQNHPQRPELGARQVPFSRELYIERDDFMEDPPKKYHRLGTGREVRLRNAYVIKYESMVKDEQTGEVVELHCTYDPQTGNAPPPDGRKIQGVIHWVSARHAVPAEVRLYDRLFSIEDPGSEEEFLNYLNPASLTVLATCYAEQSLKNAEPGSQYQFERLGYFCADLDTQTDQPVFNRIVPLRDSWTKIASGEKK, from the coding sequence ATGTCACAACCGACACCCCCAGCACCAAATGATTTTATCCGCGAGATCATCGACGACGGCCTACGGGCGAACAAACACGAAGGACGCGTTGCCACGCGTTTCCCGCCCGAACCCAACGGCTACATCCATATCGGACACGCCAAGTCGGTTTGCCTCAACTTCGGCATTGCGAGACAGTATCGGGGAACCTGCAATCTGAGACTGGACGATACGGACCCGCTGGGCGAGTCCATGGAATATGTGGAATCGATTATCCGCGATGTCCGCTGGCTGGGATTTGACTGGGAAGACCGTCTGTTTTATGCCTCCGATTATTTCGAGAAGCTCTATCAGTTTGCCGTGGAGCTGATCAAAACCGGCAACGCCTATGTCTGCAGCCTGAACGCCGAGGAAGTGCGTGAAAACAGAGGAACGTTCACCGAGCCGGGAAAGGAAAGTCCGTATCGCAACCGATCGGTTGCAGAAAACCTGGACCTGTTTTCCCGGATGAGGGCAGGCGAGTTCGCCGACGGCGCTCATACGCTCCGCGCCAAGATTGACATGGCTTCCCCCAACATTGTCATGCGCGACCCCGTTTTGTACCGTGTTAAACGGGAGCCTCATTACCGGACGGGTGATCGATGGGTCATTTATCCGATGTATGATTTTGCCCATTGCCTTTCCGACGCCATGGAAGGGATCACGCATTCCATCTGCACCCTGGAGTTCGAAAATAATCGCCCCCTGTATGACTGGATCGTGGAGAGGCTGATTACCGGCCACCGGCCGCGGCAGATCGAATTTGCCAGGCTCAATTTGAGTTACACGGTTTTGAGCAAACGGCGGCTCATTGAACTGGTGAAAAAAAATTATGTTCAGGGCTGGGACGATCCACGCATGCCCACCGTGACAGGAATGCGCCGCCGGGGTTATACGCCCGAGGCGATCCGAAACTTCTGTGCCCAGATCGGCGTGGCTAAAAACGATAACCTGATCGATGTTTCCCTGCTGGAATATTGTGTCCGCGAGGATTTGAATGAAAAGGCACCCCGAGCCATGTGTGTTTTGCGGCCGCTTAAGGTTGTAATCGACAATTACCCGGAAGACCAAGTCGAACAGTTTGAATGTCAAAACCATCCCCAGCGGCCCGAGCTGGGGGCAAGACAGGTTCCCTTCTCCAGGGAGCTTTATATTGAGCGGGACGATTTTATGGAGGATCCACCCAAAAAATATCATCGTCTCGGGACAGGGCGGGAAGTCCGCCTTCGTAATGCCTACGTCATCAAATATGAAAGCATGGTCAAGGATGAGCAAACCGGCGAAGTGGTGGAGCTGCACTGCACTTATGATCCCCAGACCGGCAATGCGCCGCCTCCGGACGGACGCAAGATTCAGGGCGTGATTCACTGGGTTTCCGCCCGGCATGCGGTGCCGGCCGAAGTGCGGTTGTACGATCGGTTGTTCAGCATTGAGGACCCGGGAAGCGAAGAAGAATTTTTAAACTATCTGAATCCGGCTTCTCTTACAGTCCTTGCGACCTGCTATGCCGAGCAAAGTCTGAAGAATGCGGAACCGGGGAGCCAATATCAGTTCGAAAGACTGGGATATTTTTGTGCTGATCTGGATACGCAAACGGATCAACCTGTCTTCAATCGCATCGTGCCGCTGCGGGATTCGTGGACAAAGATTGCTTCGGGAGAAAAGAAATAA
- a CDS encoding beta-ketoacyl-ACP synthase III, whose translation MTTNLSPTIVISGSGLWTSPNIITNEELVESYNAYVEKFNADHKAEIAAGKIEEKHPSSVRFIEKTSGIKERHVYTRDGILDINRMRPRFPERKDEELSNQAEIGVMAARQAMAAAGKTAADVDAVIVAAAYTQRPYPAIAIEIQNELGIDGFAFDMLGACSAATFGLHRAYDSLVSGSAKCVLAINPELVTPQVNFCDRDSHFIFGDVATAVIMERSETCTSPNSYEILSTKALTRFSNNIRSNIGHMSYATDVDPFGWDKLFHQSGRKVFEEVSPVAARHINDHLAGLNFKPRDVKRFWLHQANINMNNMVIKEILGKDVEEAKIPTILDRYGNAASAGSIIAFHLYHDDLKKGDIGMICSFGAGYSVGSLVLRKR comes from the coding sequence ATGACAACAAACTTATCCCCCACAATAGTCATCAGTGGTTCAGGACTTTGGACATCGCCCAATATTATAACAAATGAAGAACTGGTTGAAAGCTATAACGCCTATGTGGAAAAGTTTAATGCCGATCACAAAGCGGAGATTGCCGCAGGCAAGATAGAGGAGAAGCACCCGTCCAGCGTAAGATTCATTGAGAAAACATCCGGGATTAAAGAACGGCATGTCTATACCAGGGATGGTATTTTAGATATCAATCGCATGCGTCCCAGGTTCCCCGAAAGAAAAGACGAAGAATTAAGCAATCAGGCGGAGATCGGCGTTATGGCGGCGCGTCAGGCCATGGCGGCTGCCGGCAAGACGGCCGCGGATGTTGATGCTGTCATTGTTGCCGCCGCCTATACGCAAAGGCCCTATCCGGCCATTGCCATTGAAATACAAAACGAACTGGGCATTGACGGGTTTGCATTTGATATGCTGGGGGCCTGTTCGGCGGCGACATTCGGCCTTCACAGGGCTTATGACAGCCTGGTCTCCGGTTCGGCAAAGTGTGTTTTAGCGATCAATCCGGAACTGGTTACCCCCCAGGTCAATTTCTGTGATCGTGACAGCCATTTCATTTTTGGCGACGTCGCTACTGCCGTCATCATGGAGCGATCCGAAACATGCACATCTCCGAACAGCTACGAGATTCTCAGCACAAAAGCACTGACCCGCTTTTCCAATAATATCCGCTCCAATATCGGACATATGTCGTATGCCACGGATGTGGATCCTTTCGGCTGGGACAAACTGTTTCATCAATCCGGGCGCAAGGTGTTTGAAGAAGTAAGCCCGGTTGCCGCCAGGCATATTAATGACCATCTGGCCGGTCTTAATTTTAAGCCCCGAGATGTCAAACGATTCTGGCTTCACCAGGCCAATATCAACATGAACAACATGGTGATTAAAGAAATCCTCGGTAAAGATGTCGAGGAAGCAAAGATCCCGACAATCCTTGACCGCTACGGAAACGCAGCGTCCGCGGGGTCAATCATCGCTTTTCATCTTTATCATGATGATCTGAAAAAGGGTGATATCGGGATGATTTGTTCCTTTGGCGCCGGATATTCCGTCGGCAGTCTGGTGCTGCGTAAACGCTGA
- a CDS encoding ribosome assembly RNA-binding protein YhbY encodes MEPLKGSQRKYLRSQAHHLKPLVMIGAKGVTEQLLGSVDLALKDHELIKVKFGEFKEAKKEISAEIAQATKSELVGLIGNIAIFYRPCPQTEKRKIKLP; translated from the coding sequence ATGGAACCTCTCAAAGGATCACAACGCAAATATCTGCGCTCCCAGGCGCATCACTTAAAGCCGCTGGTCATGATCGGCGCCAAAGGCGTAACCGAACAATTGCTCGGTTCGGTCGATCTCGCTCTGAAGGATCATGAACTTATTAAAGTAAAATTCGGCGAATTCAAGGAAGCCAAAAAGGAAATATCCGCGGAAATTGCCCAGGCAACCAAAAGCGAACTGGTCGGTCTCATCGGCAACATCGCCATTTTCTATCGACCCTGTCCGCAGACGGAAAAAAGAAAAATTAAACTACCCTAG
- a CDS encoding amidase, with translation MANSVIIHGHLTEGRLLCMKKKISSPKASPHSKFDPDFGTATGAIKAIKTGFISSRELTRHVFRRIKKHNEKINAFVTLNEEQALKRARKADDALAAGKVWGPLHGLPILIKDQFMTAGLRTTCGFPELADYVPTENAVAVERLLAAGAIIVGKTNTPIGASDIQTYNKVAGTTNNPWDVTRTSGGSTGGGAAALAAGMGFLELGADLAGSIRTPSNFCGVCGHKSSLNLVPFQGGIPPLPSLIPPSINLAGLNDLAVVGPLARSARDLKLELEIIAGPAPEDANALRFTLPKPRKTKLKDYRVGYVTDDPFCPVMPEIATIMSDTVQSLRREGVKVKEGWPAGIGPKEMFDNYFKLMAAFVSQSPAFTDAVISMLRMLYDTPYGDYYRDFVDGLTISHKDWNTLGVKRLMARLAWQEYFKEFDAFLMPANCVAAFAHNHDRNMWGRVIEETDGSRYYGETFKWISIATLTGCPVTLIPVGRTASNLPVGIQIMGPYLEDGTSLDLAMKMEGVLGGFTPPPEFE, from the coding sequence ATGGCGAATAGTGTCATTATTCACGGACATTTAACAGAAGGGAGACTTTTGTGTATGAAAAAAAAGATTTCTTCACCGAAAGCATCACCCCATTCAAAATTCGATCCGGACTTCGGCACAGCGACTGGCGCTATCAAAGCCATCAAGACAGGTTTCATATCATCTCGTGAGCTGACCCGGCATGTTTTCAGGCGGATTAAGAAGCACAATGAAAAAATCAACGCTTTTGTTACGTTAAATGAAGAACAGGCATTGAAGCGGGCGCGCAAAGCCGATGACGCTCTGGCTGCCGGAAAGGTCTGGGGGCCGCTGCATGGTCTGCCGATTCTCATCAAGGATCAGTTCATGACGGCCGGCTTGCGGACGACCTGCGGATTTCCGGAGCTTGCCGATTACGTCCCGACAGAAAACGCCGTAGCGGTGGAGCGGTTGCTTGCCGCCGGTGCGATTATTGTCGGCAAAACAAACACGCCCATTGGCGCGAGCGATATTCAAACCTACAACAAGGTTGCGGGGACAACGAATAACCCTTGGGATGTTACCAGAACATCAGGCGGTTCAACCGGAGGGGGAGCTGCGGCGCTGGCTGCGGGAATGGGATTTCTCGAACTGGGAGCCGATCTTGCCGGATCGATCCGTACGCCGAGTAACTTCTGCGGGGTCTGCGGCCACAAATCTTCTCTCAATCTCGTGCCTTTCCAAGGCGGGATTCCGCCGCTGCCTTCTTTGATTCCGCCGTCCATCAATCTGGCCGGCTTGAATGATCTGGCCGTCGTCGGGCCGCTCGCCCGTTCGGCGCGTGATTTGAAGCTGGAACTGGAAATCATTGCCGGGCCTGCGCCCGAGGATGCAAACGCCCTGCGCTTCACTTTGCCGAAGCCGCGAAAAACGAAACTCAAAGATTACCGGGTCGGCTATGTCACGGATGATCCCTTTTGTCCGGTGATGCCTGAAATTGCAACCATCATGTCCGACACGGTTCAATCCCTGCGCAGGGAAGGCGTGAAAGTCAAAGAGGGCTGGCCTGCAGGCATCGGACCCAAAGAGATGTTCGATAATTATTTCAAATTGATGGCGGCCTTTGTTTCTCAGTCGCCGGCCTTTACGGATGCCGTGATCAGCATGCTCAGGATGCTGTATGACACACCTTACGGGGACTATTACAGAGATTTTGTGGATGGTCTCACGATTTCTCACAAGGACTGGAACACGCTGGGCGTGAAGCGCCTGATGGCGCGCCTGGCGTGGCAGGAATACTTTAAAGAGTTTGACGCTTTCCTCATGCCCGCGAACTGTGTGGCGGCTTTTGCTCACAATCATGACCGCAATATGTGGGGACGCGTCATCGAAGAGACGGACGGTTCGCGCTATTACGGCGAAACTTTTAAATGGATATCCATTGCCACACTGACCGGATGCCCCGTAACACTCATTCCCGTCGGGAGAACAGCATCCAATCTGCCGGTCGGCATTCAGATCATGGGGCCGTATCTGGAAGACGGCACCTCTCTGGATCTGGCCATGAAGATGGAGGGCGTTCTGGGTGGTTTTACGCCGCCGCCGGAATTTGAGTGA